The Schizosaccharomyces pombe strain 972h- genome assembly, chromosome: I genome contains a region encoding:
- the psp3 gene encoding serine protease Psp3, with the protein MRVSWISGLLLVAHLAPSSAFNPLRFFLDDTFSSGATEEHFMGPSDDGFALQQPTNYDPSMPFPLDESASAAVDAVSNNYIVMFKPSVDKSKLEQHHRWIEHLHEKRSLDFKDVSTFLMKHTFEIGDAFLGYAGRFSPWLVAELQKHPDIALVEPDRVMHVMTEQTFAPWGLARVSHRKKLGFFTMTRYQYNETAGEGVTAYVIDTGINIEHQDFQGRATWGATIPTGEGEVDDHGHGTHVAGTIAGKTFGVSKNAKLVAVKVMRADGTGTVSDIIKGIEFAFKQSKKDKESIASVVNMSIGGDASTALDLAVNAAIAGGLFFAVAAGNDAEDACGTSPARVSNAMTVGASTWNDQIASFSNIGSCVDIFAPGSLILSDWIGSNRASMILSGTSMASPHVAGLAAYFISLDPSLANHPVELKKYMLKFALKDLLNGIPEDTPNVLAFNNYE; encoded by the coding sequence ATGAGAGTTTCTTGGATTAGCGGTCTCTTATTAGTGGCGCACCTGGCTCCTTCCAGCGCCTTCAACCCTTTAAGGTTTTTCCTGGATGACACCTTTTCAAGCGGTGCTACTGAGGAACATTTTATGGGCCCCTCTGATGATGGTTTTGCGCTTCAGCAGCCCACCAATTATGATCCTTCTATGCCATTTCCTTTAGATGAATCGGCATCAGCCGCTGTGGATGCTGTGTCTAATAATTACATTGTCATGTTTAAACCTTCTGTTGACAAATCGAAGCTTGAGCAACATCATCGTTGGATTGAGCATTTACACGAGAAACGATCCTTAGATTTTAAGGATGTATCTACCTTTTTAATGAAGCATACCTTTGAAATTGGAGACGCTTTTCTTGGTTATGCTGGTCGTTTTTCTCCTTGGTTGGTGGCCGAGTTGCAAAAGCACCCCGACATTGCCCTTGTTGAACCTGACCGTGTTATGCATGTTATGACTGAACAAACTTTTGCACCTTGGGGTTTGGCTCGTGTATCTCATCGTAAAAAACTCGGTTTTTTTACCATGACTCGTTACCAATACAATGAGACTGCCGGTGAAGGTGTTACTGCATACGTTATCGATACTGGTATCAACATTGAGCACCAAGATTTTCAAGGCCGTGCCACTTGGGGTGCCACCATTCCCACTGGAGAAGGCGAAGTGGATGATCATGGTCATGGCACTCACGTTGCTGGTACCATTGCAGGAAAAACCTTTGGTGTATCTAAGAATGCCAAACTTGTTGCCGTTAAGGTAATGCGAGCCGATGGTACTGGTACCGTATCAGATATTATTAAAGGTATCGAGTTTGCCTTTAAGCAATCTAAGAAAGACAAGGAATCAATTGCAAGTGTCGTCAATATGTCCATCGGCGGTGATGCAAGTACTGCTCTTGATCTGGCTGTGAATGCCGCTATTGCCGGTGGACTTTTCTTTGCCGTTGCTGCTGGTAATGATGCAGAGGATGCTTGCGGTACCTCTCCAGCCAGAGTTTCCAATGCAATGACTGTTGGTGCTTCTACTTGGAACGATCaaattgcttcttttaGCAATATTGGATCTTGCGTTGATATCTTTGCTCCTGgttctttaattttgtcTGATTGGATTGGATCTAACAGGGCTTCTATGATCCTTTCTGGTACTTCTATGGCTTCTCCTCATGTCGCCGGTTTGGCTGCTTATTTTATCTCTCTCGATCCTTCGCTGGCTAATCATCCTGTGGAGTTGAAGAAGTATATGCTGAAGTTTGCCCTAAAAGACTTATTAAATGGCATTCCTGAGGACACACCTAATGTCCTTGCCTTCAACAATTATGAGTAA
- the red1 gene encoding protein Red1, which produces MSRSINLDELRKKALESKKKNEEDESNDSDKEDGEISEDDPVIDQSNSVPPMKVPTFPEQIPQLPPFDRFPGTNANFFPFGAPFMLPPALMFGPNTVPFFPQTASSNKTFSKRKRSSENSFNNRNKAKSSETSDSSNTSQSFKENRALKDTATSRPLALSSDTSYQKSEKAKSEKSPFLSTSKNSDANYSKTTNQKEAEKAVSQLFEVGVRFNDFIAEGIEPSVVHTLFLKLGLDSSSASSQGSLTLSADKAARSAKLRKIDSNLSDTHILPGDNGTPTVLPERKNLISLPLLKQDDWLSSSKPFGSSTPNVVIEFDSDDDGDDFSNSKIEQSNLEKPPSNSENGLTMSRSDYLALLRNKEEEIRRMTKLILRLESNKKPYRSPTSAADMKLPSVPVAAVDNKSKTHLDTFEKVVDLSSKADFVEAGPSISSSGASSSAATTNSDTTEQILEAPWLRKTEQIAVVHEEHPAQIKKSEIDILNNLIEKEEGELTKYQTLVKSKTEILTQLYTRKKQLLEQQGKGNVACLPKESDLSMDSITEVSAQADENSSQILSSKTSNAPNGTTETDFEDKVPLVDYISPFYRFKSYRFNQQFVERVPLKYRSLTYSNKIEPMKVFCKYETTGGVCNDDHCEASHFRDIKMTDDEIIQDLSRYIEGNDEIEKESYKSGLDIVMKNTDENTDFVDVATRIVEYHNLWKSERMTIPVAKVSI; this is translated from the exons ATGTCCCGGTCAATAAATCTCGATGAGTTGCGAAAAAAGGCTTTagaatcaaaaaagaagaatgaagaagatgagaGTAATGACTCTGACAAAGAAGATGGCGAAATTAGCGAAGACGATCCTGTTATAGATCAATCAAATTCAG TTCCGCCAATGAAAGTACCAACCTTTCCTGAGCAAATTCCTCAGTTGCCTCCTTTTGATAG ATTTCCTGGAACTAACgcgaatttttttccatttggCGCACCTTTTATGCTTCCTCCAGCTTTGATGTTTGGACCAAATACAGTTCCTTTCTTTCCTCAAACCGCCTCCTCAAACAAAACCTTTTCGAAGCGCAAACGGTCATCTGAGAATTCATTCAACAACCGAAATAAGGCGAAGTCTTCTGAAACATCGGATTCTTCTAATACTTCCCAGtcatttaaagaaaaccGGGCTCTTAAAGATACCGCTACTAGCCGACCATTGGCTTTATCATCCGACACTTCTTATCAAAAGAGTGAAAAGGCAAAATCAGAAAAATCaccttttctttcaacaTCTAAAAATTCTGATGCAAATTATTCCAAGACTACTAATCAAAAGGAAGCAGAGAAAGCTGTGAGTCAGTTGTTTGAAGTAGGAGTGCGCTTTAACGATTTTATTGCTGAGGGCATCGAGCCTTCGGTTGTTcatactttatttttaaagctcGGACTGGATTCCTCTTCTGCTAGCTCCCAAGGAAGTCTGACACTATCTGCAGACAAAGCTGCTAGGTCTGCTAAACTTCGTAAGATTGACAGTAATCTTAGTGACACACATATATTACCTGGCGATAATGGTACACCTACCGTCCTTcctgaaagaaaaaatcttATATCTTTACCACTTTTGAAGCAGGACGATTGGCTATCTTCTTCGAAGCCTTTTGGCTCCTCGACTCCAAATGTAGttattgaatttgattCCGATGATGATGGAGATGACTTTTCGAATTCGAAGATAGAACAATCTAATTTAGAAAAGCCCCCCTCAAATAGTGAAAATGGTCTTACTATGTCTCGTTCAGATTACTTGGCGCTTCTTCGCAATAAAGAAGAGGAAATACGGCGAATGACAAAGTTGATCTTACGGCTTGAGTCTAATAAAAAACCGTATAGATCGCCAACTTCTGCCGCCGATATGAAACTTCCATCTGTCCCTGTAGCTGCGGTTGACAACAAATCTAAAACACACTTGGATACCTTTGAAAAAGTCGTTGATCTTAGTTCCAAAGCCGATTTTGTGGAGGCTGGACCTTCTATTAGCTCGTCAGGAGCCTCGTCTAGTGCTGCAACTACGAATTCTGATACAACTGAGCAGATATTAGAGGCACCTTGGCTCAGAAAGACGGAACAAATTGCTGTGGTACATGAAGAGCATCCCGCAcagattaaaaaatccgAGATTGacattttaaataacttaatagaaaaagagGAAGGAGAACTAACAAAATATCAAACTTTGGTGAAATCAAAAACTGAGATTCTAACACAATTGTACACTAGGAAAAAACAGTTACTCGAACAACAAGGGAAAGGAAATGTTGCATGTTTACCTAAAGAATCTGATTTAAGTATGGACTCAATAACCGAGGTTTCCGCCCAAGCAGATGAGAACTCATCACAGATTTTGTCTTCCAAAACGTCAAACGCGCCAAATGGGACGACGGAAACAGATTTTGAGGATAAGGTACCGCTTGTCGATTATATCTCTCCATTTTACCGCTTTAAATCTTATCGATTTAATCAACAATTTGTTGAGCGAGTACCGTTGAAATATCGGTCGCTTACCTACAGCAATAAGATAGAGCCGATGAAAGTTTTCTGTAAATACGAAACCACTGGTGGTGTTTGTAATGATGACCATTGCGAGGCGTCGCATTTTCGCGACATTAAAATGACGG ATGATGAAATTATACAAGATTTATCAAGGTACATCGAAggaaatgatgaaattgagaaaGAGTCTTATAAATCCGGTTTAGATATAGTCATGAAAAATACCGATGAGAACACCGATTTCGTCGATGTTGCTACTCGAATCGTCGAATATCATAATCTTTGGAAGTCGGAGAGAATGACAATTCCTGTTGCAAAGGTTTCCATTTAG
- the snt1 gene encoding Set3 complex SANT/Myb domain subunit Snt1 — MDLTTPEVAEHPDVLRNMSRYTLGLLPSEPPVGDMNNEDSDTNTSITQSPTNSEKLTDILQESQDTKALQEKYLQNIYALTQNQLFKNVEDYSFYNLNREKFQRDKQTIVGVMRKRRHVLNKKIKRLQSHWKQVLGRWEENIARVDRLTEIDKTKNAKKSEPFIKRSTRKVMSNFTAGDIVRSEEEFLEILAKLEQQEKEASNVSEASRIATIPPMILSEEEVKSQYFNDQSRLVTDCPKFYHFQSMPDIWNEEQHSIFVQQFILHGKKFGKIAEAVPGKNSKECVLHYYLTKRTTDYRALVASATKTKGRRRKKLLPSQRGGKKKSKGSALMVDIEAADINKTEENINNQFQEASVTADNMNTWDNTPSVENVESANENVNNHNADEQMDEKIKSLVEGNSAYEIEKGAQEPDPMSIDMTDKSETVSGFKHDVDVYDTAENEGNNTLLQIKESVHEKTPTQDEPMDISQDTIKQEDYYEPKLEQHSSSKRNSISTRKEEDAASALANLSAVGRSISAVDESAHQGHLPGWDEKEEALIFSLAQGMNPMKMPLTPRRASTGPRPRPTFQLTEIDSPNRRRASDCITPSISKILKMVSEDAKSQRIDELSVEDQEHTTHSSHTTSDINAFPNSQSFPRASIHTLAALGEDIVERQSKNDKIV, encoded by the coding sequence ATGGATTTGACTACCCCGGAGGTGGCAGAACATCCAGATGTTTTACGAAACATGTCTCGATACACTTTGGGACTTCTTCCTTCTGAACCGCCCGTTGGTGACATGAACAACGAGGATTCCGATACAAATACTTCTATTACACAATCTCCTACCAATTCTGAAAAGCTCACTGACATCTTGCAAGAAAGCCAAGATACAAAAGCTCTTCAAGAAAAATACCTTCAAAATATCTATGCCTTGACCCAAAATcagcttttcaaaaatgttgAGGATTATAGCTTTTACAATCTCAATAGAGAAAAGTTTCAACGTGATAAGCAGACGATTGTCGGCGTAATGAGAAAAAGACGCCATGTActtaataagaaaataaagcGTTTACAGAGCCATTGGAAACAAGTGTTAGGTCGGTGGGAGGAAAATATTGCTCGGGTTGACAGATTGACTGAAATAGACAAAACTAAGAATGCTAAAAAATCGGAACCGTTTATCAAACGAAGTACACGTAAAGTGATGAGCAACTTTACAGCTGGTGATATAGTTCGTTCCGAAGAAGAGTTTTTGGAGATTTTAGCAAAGCTCGAGCAgcaagaaaaagaagcaagCAATGTATCTGAGGCCTCTCGAATTGCTACTATTCCTCCTATGATACtttcagaagaagaagtgAAAAGTCAATACTTTAATGATCAGAGCCGGTTAGTAACAGATTGTCCTAAATTCTATCACTTTCAAAGTATGCCTGACATATGGAATGAAGAACAGCATTCCATTTTCGTTCagcaatttattttacatggaaaaaaatttggtaaaaTCGCAGAGGCAGTGCCAGGAAAAAACTCTAAAGAATGTGTATTACATTATTATCTGACAAAAAGGACAACTGACTATCGAGCTTTGGTAGCATCTGCAACAAAAACTAAGGGTCGTCGGCGAAAAAAGCTCCTTCCTTCTCAAAGAGgtggaaagaaaaagtccAAGGGTTCTGCTCTTATGGTTGATATTGAAGCTGCGgatattaataaaacgGAAGAGAATATCaataatcaatttcaaGAAGCTTCCGTCACTGCTGATAATATGAATACTTGGGATAATACGCCCTCTgttgaaaatgttgaatCTGCGAATGAGAATGTTAATAATCACAATGCTGATGAACAAatggatgaaaaaataaagtctTTGGTTGAAGGGAATAGTGcttatgaaattgaaaaaggagCTCAAGAGCCTGACCCTATGTCTATTGATATGACCGATAAGAGCGAGACTGTGTCTGGTTTCAAACATGATGTTGACGTTTATGATACAGCTGAAAATGAAGGGAATAACACATTACTGCAAATCAAAGAATCCGTTCATGAGAAAACGCCGACACAGGACGAGCCTATGGATATTAGCCAGGATACCATAAAGCAGGAGGATTACTATGAACCAAAGCTTGAACAACATTCTTCTTCCAAGCGTAACAGTATTTCAACTAGGAAGGAGGAGGATGCAGCTTCGGCTCTAGCGAACCTGTCTGCCGTTGGTCGTTCCATATCCGCCGTTGATGAGTCTGCTCACCAAGGGCACTTGCCTGGTTGggatgaaaaagaagaagcgTTAATATTTTCGTTGGCCCAAGGTATGAATCCAATGAAAATGCCTCTTACTCCAAGAAGAGCCTCCACTGGTCCTCGGCCACGCCCTACTTTCCAATTGACCGAAATTGATTCTCCAAATCGCCGTCGAGCTAGTGATTGCATTACACCGTCAATATCAAAGATACTGAAAATGGTGTCTGAAGATGCAAAAAGTCAACGCATAGACGAGTTATCAGTCGAGGATCAAGAGCATACAACACATTCATCTCATACGACATCAGACATAAACGCATTTCCGAATAGTCAATCATTTCCACGAGCATCAATTCATACATTAGCAGCATTGGGCGAAGACATTGTTGAACGCCAGTCCAAAAACGATAAAATTGTATGA
- a CDS encoding vacuolar basic amino acid transmembrane transporter — protein MPSSTTTAPPGTHPNATASTVFAILGTVCWCVQLIPQIIKNYRAKSTEGLDTLFILSWVVASIPLSVYNQVQELNIALKVQPELFQALAFTTFFQCLYYGSKWPLRKALFVVISFMLFSGGLQAMLILTIKLGIRRHVEWPVVFMGVLATVLVNIGFLPQYISIFRARAVTGISYLFLAIDSSGSLFSFLSLPFDRWDVLAAVDYGLLFIIEMGVFVLAFIFNVLLKNKSTPTDEDVTFTEEDGDEKDEEYSDIFSIKGKFNTRPNAWQNAYDSDTKSAIQIP, from the coding sequence ATGCCCAGTTCTACGACTACTGCTCCTCCTGGGACGCATCCTAATGCTACAGCTTCCACTGTCTTTGCTATTTTGGGCACGGTTTGTTGGTGCGTTCAGCTTATTCCccaaattataaaaaattaccgGGCCAAATCAACTGAAGGACTCGATACACTTTTCATTCTGTCCTGGGTCGTCGCTTCTATCCCCCTTTCTGTTTACAACCAAGTACAGGAGCTGAATATTGCTTTAAAAGTCCAACCAGAGTTATTCCAAGCACTTGCTTTCACTACTTTTTTCCAATGTTTATATTACGGTTCCAAATGGCCGTTGCGAAAAGCGTTATTTGTTGTTATTTCCTTTATGCTATTTTCAGGAGGTCTGCAAGCGATGCTTATTTTGACAATCAAATTGGGTATTCGCAGACATGTTGAATGGCCTGTCGTATTTATGGGCGTCTTAGCTACTGTCTTGGTGAACATTGGGTTCTTACCTCAATATATCAGTATCTTTAGGGCTCGCGCTGTAACTGGCATTTCCTATCTATTTTTGGCCATTGATTCGTCGGGATCTCTGTTTTCCTTCCTTTCGCTTCCCTTTGATCGTTGGGATGTACTGGCAGCAGTCGATTATGGCCTTCTCTTCATTATAGAAATGGGCGTGTTTGTTCTAGcctttatatttaatgttttattgaaaaacaaaagcacTCCTACCGACGAAGATGTCACTTTCACTGAAGAGGATGGGGAcgaaaaagatgaagaatACAGCGACATCTTTAGTATTAAGGGAAAATTTAATACACGACCAAATGCCTGGCAAAATGCGTACGATTCCGACACTAAAAGCGCCATCCAAATCCCCTAG
- the hsf1 gene encoding DNA-binding transcription factor Hsf1, producing the protein MIQTASTISSNGGTNQGMESSSANSPEMNGTQNSMSVGMSGSGSSQNRKITQFSNKLYNMVNDSSTDSLIRWSDRGDSFLVIGHEDFAKLVLPRYFKHNNFSSFVRQLNMYGFHKVPHIQQGVLQSDSPNELLEFANPNFQRDQPELLCLVTRKKAGSQPVEESNTSLDMSTISSELQNIRIQQMNLSNELSRIQVDNAALWQENMENRERQRRHQETIDKILRFLASVYLDGKQKPPSKVMPKSRRLLLEAKYPTVSPTNEPSAHSRPSPQGTTANSSSASISSLHNTTPDGEGKYRSVQNGRALNYVSSFNSDSHSPKDYISQSYTNEPGLKKESADSFNNSIDSYISPNQSPNTDVPSLNRDDTTDPKVVNTGDIINMLDDANSIEGSNMNSLSPLLFDYPNSLYPVNNTSSEQHHNSYRGSVSNSQPSGNLSESTNLQPVQPVDYMSNSNPSYGSYNAEDQLTNFHPGYAMDQKRISKLSDGITKQDQNIQALADILGIPLGDGKIDDAGFSANSPTNLNLPVSSDLDSVLNIPPNEDVFPDSNPVFDEFTNISNLTSPIEASNGNTFGSNPVSLPNQQKSVNPSLMTVSSPRQVRKKRKSSIGA; encoded by the exons atgattcaGACTGCATCGACAATTTCAAGCAATGGCGGAACGAATCAGGGAATGGAGTCCAGCAGCGCAAATTCACCGGAGATGAATGGGACACAAAATTCGATGTCCGTAGGGATGTCGGGCTCAGGTTCTTCACAAAATAGGAAAATCACACAGTTTAGTAATAAACTGTACAATATGGTGAACGACTCGTCGACAGATTCCTTAATTCGATGGAGCGACCGGGGTGATTCGTTTTTGGTTATAGGGCATGAAGATTTTGCTAAGCTGGTTCTTCCACGGTATTTCAAGcacaataatttttctagTTTTGTTCGGCAATTAAACA TGTACGGCTTTCATAAAGTCCCTCATATACAGCAAGGTGTTTTACAATCCGATAGTCCCAACGAGCTTCTCGAGTTTGCAAATCCAAACTTTCAACGTGACCAACCTGAATTACTATGCCTAGTAACGCGAAAAAAGGCCGGTAGCCAACCCGTTGAAGAATCAAATACCAGTTTAGACATGTCTACGATATCCTCTGAGCTACAGAATATTCGCATCCAGCAGATGAATTTGTCGAACGAACTCAGTAGGATCCAAGTCGATAACGCAGCTCTTTGGCAGGAAAATATGGAAAATCGCGAGAGACAACGTCGCCATCAAGAGACGATTGATAAGATCCTTCGTTTTCTTGCCAGTGTATATTTGGATGGTAAACAGAAGCCACCTAGCAAAGTTATGCCCAAAAGTCGTCGGCTCTTATTAGAAGCTAAATATCCTACGGTTTCACCTACGAATGAACCGTCTGCGCATTCAAGGCCTTCACCTCAAGGTACTACTGCTAATTCTAGTAGTGCTAGTATCTCCTCTTTACACAATACGACTCCTGATGGAGAGGGCAAATACAGATCCGTTCAAAATGGACGAGCTTTAAATtatgtttcttcttttaattcgGATTCGCATTCACCGAAGGATTATATTTCTCAAAGCTATACGAATGAGCCAGGACTTAAAAAGGAATCTGCCGATTCCTTTAACAATTCGATTGACTCATACATTTCTCCCAATCAATCACCTAATACGGATGTACCCTCATTAAATCGAGATGATACCACTGATCCTAAAGTCGTGAACACTGGTGATATTATCAATATGTTAGATGATGCCAATAGTATTGAAGGATCGAATATGAATTCCCTGTCACCTCTTCTTTTCGACTATCCCAATTCACTTTATCCGGTTAACAACACTTCTTCTGAACAGCACCATAACTCTTACAGAGGATCGGTGTCAAATTCCCAACCTTCTGGAAATTTGTCGGAATCGACTAATTTGCAACCTGTTCAACCAGTTGATTATATGTCAAATTCGAATCCGTCCTACGGTTCCTATAATGCAGAAGATCAACTTACAAACTTCCACCCAGGCTATGCCATGgatcaaaaaagaatttctaAGTTATCAGATGGAATTACGAAGCAGGATCAGAATATACAAGCGTTGGCGGATATTTTAGGTATCCCGCTGGGTGACGGAAAGATTGATGATGCTGGGTTTTCTGCTAATTCACCCACCAACTTGAACTTGCCTGTATCATCTGATCTTGACAGCGTATTAAACATTCCTCCAAATGAGGATGTTTTCCCGGACTCAAATCCCgtttttgatgaatttacaaatatttcgAATCTAACGTCACCCATTGAAGCATCCAACGGGAACACGTTTGGTTCGAATCCCGTTTCTTTGCCTAATCAGCAGAAATCAGTTAATCCATCTTTAATGACAGTGTCCTCCCCTAGACAAGTAAGAAAGAAGAGGAAATCAAGCATTGGTGCATAA
- the asa1 gene encoding ASTRA-associated protein 1 Asa1, whose amino-acid sequence MVVPTPFYVLRGHSSSVTSVLFDANEYLYSGDEAGFVICWCLTSMRPKCAWRAHTKTILGMQIVKGGALCTHGRDCRLVTWKIDFNCMTDNFMSLSKLAELQNYGPEASSETEKSSAFISIHSNIVVNSLTFCPFSYSPQSKIVVLCNTLNFEELDVYDDESLYHPQTHKEDCGKRLQTRIQPEESVGKTGSVMSTSVTVTDEKYVLLAAGYESGHVVQYICSLENVKTVTLDFKAVWKMVYAYKSHSQPVLSVEYAGSKLFSTGADDCICLHPTPSSIADDLGSLPHPIFRKTKHCGQQNIRIRSDNKILATAGWDGRGRVYSCQTLAPLAVLKYHSDGINSLAFHPGSNVIALASKDTRISLWKLY is encoded by the coding sequence atggTAGTTCCTACTCCATTTTACGTTTTACGTGGTCATTCTAGCAGTGTCACTAGTGTACTTTTTGACGCTAATGAATACTTATATTCTGGTGATGAGGCAGGTTTTGTAATTTGTTGGTGTCTTACTAGTATGCGACCAAAATGCGCCTGGAGAGCTCATACAAAAACCATATTGGGCATGCAAATAGTCAAGGGAGGAGCCTTATGCACTCACGGTAGAGACTGTCGTCTCGTCACTTGGAAAATCGATTTTAATTGCATGACCGACAATTTTATGTCATTATCAAAACTAGCTGAACTTCAAAATTACGGTCCTGAAGCCTCTTCTGAAACTGAGAAGAGCAGCGCATTTATATCTATTCATTCCAATATCGTTGTTAATTCCCTAACCTTTTGCCCCTTCTCTTACTCTCCTCAATCTAAAATAGTAGTTTTATGCAATACATTGAACTTTGAAGAGCTTGATGTATATGATGATGAATCATTGTATCATCCTCAAACACACAAAGAGGATTGCGGAAAAAGACTACAGACGAGAATTCAGCCAGAAGAGTCTGTTGGTAAAACAGGATCAGTAATGTCAACCTCAGTAACCGTTACTGACGAGAAGTATGTACTATTAGCTGCCGGTTACGAAAGCGGTCATGTGGTTCAGTACATATGTTCATTAGAAAATGTAAAGACTGTTACCCTCGATTTTAAAGCTGTTTGGAAGATGGTTTACGCCTACAAAAGTCATTCTCAACCAGTTTTATCGGTAGAGTACGCTGGttccaaattattttcaacgGGTGCTGATGACTGTATATGTCTGCATCCTACTCCTTCATCTATAGCTGATGATCTTGGTAGTCTGCCTCATCCTATATTTAGAAAGACAAAGCATTGTGGACAACAAAATATTCGTATACGAAGTGATAACAAGATATTAGCAACTGCAGGATGGGATGGTCGAGGTCGTGTTTACAGCTGCCAGACATTAGCTCCTTTAGCGGTTTTGAAATATCACTCCGATGGTATTAATAGTTTGGCCTTTCATCCAGGCAGCAACGTGATTGCGTTAGCTAGTAAAGACACCAGAATATCTCTCTGGAAGTTGTATTAG